A single genomic interval of Pyrus communis chromosome 5, drPyrComm1.1, whole genome shotgun sequence harbors:
- the LOC137734424 gene encoding uncharacterized protein translates to MANSDSTVSLKLLVDSKRHKVLFAEAGKDFVDFLFTLLSLPLGTVIRLLAKHGMVGSLGKLYESVETLSDAYMQPNLDKDTLLKPKPAIGGADVLHLLAGDEATRKVYMCRNNHRYVADDSQAICPSCKSAMSTEVPHVAPQVTSGSSSGEGGGCVKGLVTYMVMDNLEVKPMSTISGITVLSKFNVKEVGDLEEKVVHLGMQEV, encoded by the coding sequence ATGGCTAACTCCGATTCAACTGTTAGTTTGAAACTCCTAGTTGATTCAAAGCGTCACAAGGTTTTGTTTGCCGAAGCAGGCAAAGACTTTGTGGATTTTCTTTTCACTCTTCTATCTTTGCCTTTAGGGACTGTGATTAGGCTCCTAGCCAAGCATGGCATGGTTGGTAGCTTAGGGAAACTCTACGAGAGTGTTGAGACTCTGAGTGACGCATACATGCAACCCAATCTTGACAAGGACACTCTGCTGAAACCCAAGCCAGCGATTGGCGGTGCTGATGTCCTTCACTTGTTGGCCGGCGATGAAGCAACTAGAAAGGTCTACATGTGTCGCAACAATCACCGTTATGTAGCTGATGATTCTCAAGCCATTTGTCCCTCGTGCAAATCCGCTATGTCTACAGAAGTGCCTCATGTAGCCCCGCAGGTTACTTCTGGAAGTTCCTCCGGAGAGGGTGGTGGTTGTGTGAAAGGTCTTGTCACATACATGGTAATGGATAACTTGGAAGTGAAGCCCATGTCTACCATTTCAGGTATTACAGTGCTGAGCAAGTTCAATGTTAAGGAGGTTGGGGACCTTGAAGAGAAGGTGGTTCATCTTGGCATGCAAGAGGTTTGA